From Aerosticca soli, a single genomic window includes:
- a CDS encoding sigma-54-dependent Fis family transcriptional regulator, giving the protein MSSRISFYPLPELAARFKLAFRPGHIVLEGQRMVLLHAGAMGALRRELIESLGTDRARGMLVRMGYAAGRGDAAMVRCRLPEASDAELLSVGPQLHALEGVVHVVPRHLEIDIVRGTYHGEFVWEDSYEAALHLELFGTGDAPACWMQLGYASGYTSELMGRPIIYRELECRGRGDAHCRVVGRPVADWGNAIDDELACYQPQDFAGQFAELQDEVRRLRRSLERRETQEGMIGISSAFRESWRMVRKAAQSKVSVLLLGETGVGKEMYAQALHRHSPRAEAPFVAMNCAAIPDELIEAELFGVEKGAYTGAQQSRLGRFERADGGTLFLDEVGELSPAAQAKVLRVLQEGEFERVGDQTTRHADVRLVAATNVDLAQAVAEGRFRADLYYRLNIYPVRIPPLRERREDIEPLVEHFLAEACARHDKRMPGITSRAMKALVAYDWPGNVRELRNTIERSVILLEPHERIDLKHIDPGATSGPPAPTRAAPAMAGSEAAAIPGADLETLVQALLDSTVKLDELEPRLIELAVRRAGGNLSQAARTLGMTRPQLAYRMNKHGIVFEGDADRGSRRH; this is encoded by the coding sequence ATGTCTTCCAGGATCAGCTTCTATCCGCTGCCCGAGCTCGCCGCCCGCTTCAAGCTGGCTTTCCGGCCTGGGCACATCGTGTTGGAAGGGCAGCGCATGGTGCTGCTGCATGCCGGCGCGATGGGCGCGCTGCGGCGCGAGCTGATCGAGAGCCTGGGCACCGATCGCGCGCGCGGCATGCTGGTGCGCATGGGGTATGCGGCAGGCCGTGGCGATGCGGCGATGGTGCGGTGTCGGCTGCCCGAGGCCAGCGACGCGGAACTGCTCAGCGTGGGGCCGCAGTTGCATGCGCTGGAAGGCGTGGTGCACGTCGTGCCCCGGCATCTGGAGATCGACATCGTCCGCGGCACCTATCACGGCGAATTCGTCTGGGAGGATTCCTATGAGGCCGCGTTGCATCTGGAATTGTTTGGCACCGGTGATGCGCCGGCCTGTTGGATGCAGCTCGGCTATGCCTCCGGCTACACCTCGGAATTGATGGGACGGCCGATCATCTATCGCGAGCTCGAGTGCCGCGGACGCGGCGATGCGCACTGCCGGGTGGTCGGCCGTCCGGTGGCCGATTGGGGCAACGCGATCGACGATGAACTGGCCTGCTACCAGCCGCAGGACTTCGCCGGCCAGTTTGCGGAACTGCAGGACGAGGTGCGACGACTGCGCCGTTCGCTGGAAAGGCGCGAGACACAGGAGGGCATGATCGGCATCTCGAGCGCCTTTCGCGAAAGCTGGCGCATGGTCCGCAAGGCCGCGCAGAGCAAGGTGAGTGTGCTGCTGCTCGGCGAGACCGGGGTCGGCAAGGAGATGTATGCGCAGGCATTGCATCGGCACAGTCCGCGTGCCGAGGCACCCTTCGTTGCCATGAATTGCGCGGCCATCCCCGACGAGCTCATCGAGGCGGAGCTGTTCGGTGTCGAAAAGGGCGCCTACACCGGCGCGCAGCAGTCGCGTCTGGGCCGCTTCGAGCGGGCCGATGGCGGCACCCTGTTCCTGGACGAGGTCGGCGAGCTTTCACCCGCCGCACAGGCCAAGGTACTGCGCGTGTTGCAGGAGGGCGAATTCGAGCGGGTCGGCGACCAGACCACGCGGCACGCCGACGTGCGGCTGGTGGCGGCGACCAACGTCGACCTCGCGCAGGCGGTCGCCGAGGGCCGTTTCCGCGCCGATCTCTACTACCGGCTCAATATCTATCCGGTACGCATCCCGCCGCTGCGCGAACGCCGCGAGGACATCGAGCCTCTCGTGGAGCACTTTCTGGCGGAGGCCTGCGCCCGCCACGACAAACGTATGCCCGGCATCACCAGCCGTGCGATGAAGGCGCTGGTGGCCTACGACTGGCCCGGCAACGTGCGCGAACTGCGGAACACCATCGAGCGCAGCGTCATCCTGCTCGAGCCACACGAACGCATCGATTTAAAGCACATCGATCCGGGTGCCACGTCCGGTCCGCCGGCACCGACGCGCGCGGCCCCGGCGATGGCCGGAAGCGAAGCGGCCGCCATCCCGGGCGCGGATCTGGAGACGCTGGTGCAGGCGCTGCTCGACAGCACCGTCAAGCTCGATGAACTCGAGCCGCGGCTGATCGAGCTGGCCGTGCGTCGCGCCGGCGGCAACCTGAGCCAGGCGGCGCGTACCCTTGGCATGACCCGTCCGCAGCTCGCCTACCGGATGAACAAGCACGGCATCGTGTTCGAGGGCGACGCCGATCGCGGTAGTCGCCGGCATTGA
- a CDS encoding 2Fe-2S iron-sulfur cluster-binding protein: protein MADGEPRQSMPAQDGARLHRITLRETGESYACAGDRSLLKAMVALGRRGIPSGCHGGGCGVCKIRVLEGSVRCEAMSRSHVSVEEQATGYALACRAYPLSDVVLEVVGGMRKGLTRRYGLL, encoded by the coding sequence ATGGCAGACGGTGAGCCAAGACAGTCGATGCCCGCCCAGGACGGGGCACGGCTGCATCGCATTACCCTGCGCGAAACCGGCGAGAGCTATGCCTGCGCGGGCGACCGCAGCCTGCTCAAGGCGATGGTGGCGCTGGGCCGCAGAGGCATCCCCTCCGGTTGCCATGGCGGCGGCTGCGGCGTATGCAAGATCAGGGTGCTGGAAGGCAGCGTGCGTTGCGAGGCGATGTCGCGCAGCCATGTCAGTGTCGAGGAACAGGCCACCGGCTACGCGCTGGCCTGTCGCGCCTATCCGCTCAGCGACGTGGTGCTGGAAGTGGTCGGCGGCATGCGCAAGGGACTGACGCGCCGATACGGGCTTTTGTGA
- the pyrF gene encoding orotidine-5'-phosphate decarboxylase, which produces MSFMQSLRQAWARSGSLLCVGLDPEPARFPAHLRERPDAVFAFCAAIVDATADLVCAFKPQIAHFAALRAEDALERLIAHIHDAHPGVPVILDAKRGDIGSTARHYASEAFERYRADAVTLNPYLGRDSVEPFLERADKGAILLCRTSNPGGADFQALDCGGEPLYLRVAETIARDWNAHGNCALVVGATWPEELGKVRARVGTMPLLVPGIGAQGGDVAAVLRHGLDADGNGLIISASRAVLYAGDGEDFAAAAREAARTLREAIAAGR; this is translated from the coding sequence ATGAGTTTCATGCAGTCCCTGCGTCAGGCCTGGGCGCGCAGCGGCTCGCTGCTGTGTGTCGGGCTCGACCCGGAGCCGGCGCGCTTCCCGGCGCACCTGCGCGAACGGCCGGACGCGGTGTTCGCCTTCTGCGCGGCGATCGTCGATGCCACCGCCGACCTGGTCTGCGCGTTCAAGCCGCAGATCGCGCACTTTGCCGCCCTGCGTGCCGAGGACGCGCTGGAACGCCTGATCGCGCACATCCATGACGCGCACCCGGGCGTGCCGGTGATCCTCGATGCCAAGCGCGGCGACATCGGCTCCACCGCACGCCACTACGCGAGCGAGGCGTTCGAGCGCTACCGCGCCGACGCGGTGACGCTCAATCCCTATCTTGGCCGCGATTCGGTCGAACCGTTTCTGGAACGTGCCGACAAGGGCGCGATCCTGCTCTGCCGCACCTCCAATCCGGGCGGCGCGGATTTCCAGGCCCTCGATTGCGGCGGCGAACCCTTGTACCTGCGCGTGGCCGAGACCATCGCCCGCGACTGGAACGCCCACGGCAACTGCGCGCTGGTGGTCGGCGCGACCTGGCCGGAGGAACTGGGCAAGGTGCGCGCCCGCGTCGGCACGATGCCGCTACTGGTGCCCGGCATCGGCGCGCAAGGCGGCGACGTGGCCGCCGTGCTGCGCCACGGCCTCGACGCCGACGGCAATGGCCTCATCATCAGCGCCTCGCGCGCCGTGCTCTATGCCGGCGACGGCGAGGATTTCGCCGCCGCGGCACGGGAAGCCGCACGGACGCTGCGGGAGGCCATCGCCGCGGGGCGTTGA
- a CDS encoding phenol hydroxylase subunit, with the protein MQASALQPSIHVLRRHANGFVEFEFSPGDPDLYLEMVLPAGAFEEFCNRHDAALLDATEQARRLAGRCKWHTAGL; encoded by the coding sequence ATGCAAGCTTCCGCCCTGCAGCCCTCGATACACGTCCTGCGCCGCCATGCCAATGGCTTCGTGGAATTCGAGTTCTCGCCCGGCGATCCGGACCTGTACCTGGAAATGGTGTTGCCGGCGGGCGCCTTCGAAGAGTTCTGCAATCGCCACGATGCCGCCCTGCTCGATGCCACGGAACAGGCAAGACGCCTCGCCGGCCGCTGTAAATGGCATACCGCCGGCTTGTGA
- the def gene encoding peptide deformylase — MIREILKMGDPRLLRIAAPVPDGMFGSAELNALIGDMFDTMHAAGGVGLAAPQIGVDLQLVIFGFERSERYPEAPPVPRTILINPQITPLSQDMEEGWEGCLSVPGLRGAVNRFSLIRYQGLDPAGALIDRTAEGFHARVVQHECDHLIGRLYPSRITDFAKFGFTEVLFPDREAGDD; from the coding sequence ATGATCCGCGAGATCCTCAAGATGGGCGATCCACGCCTCTTGCGCATCGCCGCGCCGGTGCCCGATGGAATGTTCGGCAGCGCCGAGCTCAATGCGCTGATCGGGGACATGTTCGACACCATGCACGCGGCCGGCGGCGTGGGCCTGGCGGCGCCGCAGATCGGCGTGGACCTGCAGTTGGTGATCTTCGGTTTCGAGCGCTCCGAGCGCTATCCGGAGGCGCCGCCGGTGCCGCGGACGATCCTCATCAACCCGCAGATCACGCCGCTGTCGCAGGACATGGAGGAGGGCTGGGAAGGCTGCCTTTCGGTACCGGGGCTGCGCGGGGCGGTGAACCGCTTTTCGCTGATCCGCTACCAGGGCCTGGATCCGGCCGGCGCGCTGATCGACCGCACCGCCGAAGGCTTCCACGCGCGCGTGGTGCAGCACGAATGCGACCATTTGATCGGTCGGCTGTATCCCTCGCGCATCACCGACTTTGCCAAGTTCGGTTTCACCGAGGTGTTGTTTCCCGATCGCGAAGCCGGCGACGATTGA
- a CDS encoding phenol hydroxylase subunit P4 gives MPVRAMYDYKFEPRDRLEHFHGNQLLYLEWQRHLLFAFPMCVPVPPDLPFGAVMKEILPSLYGSHPDWARVRWDAVDWELDGAVFQPAPERGLAAQGIGHKSFLRFTARGLDGLGGQAL, from the coding sequence ATGCCCGTACGCGCGATGTATGACTACAAATTCGAGCCGCGCGACCGGCTCGAACACTTCCACGGCAATCAGCTTCTGTATCTGGAATGGCAGCGCCATTTGCTGTTTGCCTTTCCGATGTGCGTGCCGGTGCCGCCGGACCTGCCCTTTGGCGCGGTGATGAAAGAGATCCTGCCCAGCCTGTATGGCAGCCACCCGGACTGGGCCCGAGTGCGCTGGGATGCGGTGGACTGGGAGCTGGACGGCGCCGTCTTCCAACCCGCCCCGGAGCGCGGTCTGGCCGCCCAGGGCATCGGCCACAAATCCTTCCTACGTTTCACCGCCCGGGGCCTCGACGGCCTGGGCGGTCAGGCGCTATGA
- a CDS encoding aromatic/alkene/methane monooxygenase hydroxylase/oxygenase subunit alpha → MTNKRMSLREKYTRLTRDLAWEPSYQPRSRIHPQTAFEGIHIHDWDQWEDPFRLTVDAYWKYQAEKERKLYAIIDAFAQNNGQLNVSDARYINALKIFLTAVTPLEYEAHRGFARIGRQFAGPGPQVACQMQAIDELRHAQTEIHTLSQYNKYFHGFHDWTHMFERVWYLSVPKSWIDDVHSSGPFEFVAAISFSFEYVLTNLLFMPFMSGAAYNGDMATVTFGFSAQSDESRHMTLGLEVIKFMLEQDERNVPVVQRWLDKWFWRSYRLLSLVSMMMDYMLPKRVMSWKEAWEIYFEQNGGALFEDLSRYGIRTPKYAEVAVKEKDHVSHQLWSTFYGVGFATAFHTWIPEPEELDWLSSKYPQTFDRYYRPRWEFWKNYRAEHGRWFSAGLPMLCQVCQIPLVFTEPDDPTRLCHRSSQYEGDRYHFCSDGCKDIFDQEPEKYVQAWLPVHQIFQGHCGGAEISQVLEWYRIVDGVDNKDYADSPDRINWLRWKGRADADAATSDALTPQ, encoded by the coding sequence ATGACCAACAAACGCATGAGTCTGCGCGAGAAATACACCCGACTGACCCGTGACCTCGCCTGGGAGCCGAGTTACCAGCCAAGGTCCCGGATTCATCCGCAGACTGCTTTCGAAGGCATCCATATCCATGACTGGGATCAATGGGAGGATCCGTTCCGCCTGACCGTGGACGCTTATTGGAAGTACCAGGCCGAGAAAGAGCGCAAGCTCTACGCGATCATCGATGCCTTCGCCCAGAACAACGGCCAGCTCAACGTCAGCGATGCGCGCTATATCAACGCGCTGAAGATCTTCCTCACCGCGGTCACCCCGCTCGAATACGAGGCCCATCGCGGTTTCGCACGGATCGGCCGCCAGTTTGCCGGCCCCGGCCCGCAGGTGGCCTGCCAGATGCAGGCGATCGACGAGCTGCGCCACGCGCAGACCGAGATCCATACCCTGAGCCAGTACAACAAGTATTTCCATGGCTTCCACGACTGGACGCACATGTTCGAACGCGTCTGGTATCTCTCGGTGCCCAAGTCGTGGATCGACGACGTGCATTCGTCCGGACCGTTCGAATTCGTCGCCGCGATCTCTTTCAGCTTCGAATACGTACTGACCAATCTGCTGTTCATGCCGTTCATGTCCGGGGCCGCCTACAACGGCGACATGGCCACGGTCACCTTCGGCTTTTCCGCCCAGTCCGACGAATCCCGGCACATGACCCTGGGGCTGGAAGTGATCAAGTTCATGCTCGAGCAGGACGAGCGCAACGTACCGGTGGTCCAGCGCTGGCTGGACAAATGGTTCTGGCGCAGCTATCGGCTGCTCAGCCTGGTCTCGATGATGATGGACTACATGCTGCCCAAGCGCGTGATGTCCTGGAAGGAAGCCTGGGAAATCTATTTCGAACAGAACGGTGGCGCGCTGTTCGAGGACCTCTCCCGTTATGGCATCCGCACACCCAAATATGCCGAGGTGGCGGTCAAGGAGAAGGACCACGTCTCGCACCAGCTGTGGTCCACCTTCTATGGCGTGGGCTTTGCCACCGCCTTCCACACCTGGATCCCGGAACCGGAGGAGCTGGATTGGCTGTCGTCGAAGTACCCACAGACGTTCGACCGCTACTACCGCCCGCGCTGGGAGTTCTGGAAGAACTACCGTGCCGAACATGGCCGCTGGTTCAGCGCCGGATTGCCGATGCTGTGCCAGGTCTGCCAGATCCCGCTGGTCTTCACCGAACCGGACGACCCCACCCGCCTGTGCCACCGCAGCAGCCAATACGAAGGCGACCGCTACCACTTCTGCTCGGACGGCTGCAAGGACATCTTCGACCAGGAGCCGGAAAAGTACGTCCAGGCCTGGCTGCCGGTGCATCAGATCTTCCAGGGCCACTGCGGTGGTGCCGAGATTTCACAGGTCCTCGAGTGGTATCGCATCGTCGACGGGGTGGACAACAAGGACTATGCCGACTCGCCCGACCGGATCAATTGGCTGCGCTGGAAGGGACGGGCGGACGCGGACGCCGCCACCAGCGATGCCTTGACCCCGCAATGA
- a CDS encoding MmoB/DmpM family protein yields the protein MTNNTVFIALQNNEEARPLVEALAADNSHAIVQHYPGMVKIDAPGRLVLRRATVESLTGGRWNPQDLHICLISLSGNIFEDEDEFVLERR from the coding sequence ATGACCAACAACACCGTTTTCATCGCCCTGCAGAACAACGAAGAGGCGCGACCGCTGGTCGAGGCACTGGCCGCCGACAACAGCCATGCCATCGTGCAGCACTACCCGGGCATGGTGAAGATCGATGCACCCGGACGGCTGGTGCTGCGCCGGGCCACCGTGGAAAGCCTGACCGGCGGCCGCTGGAATCCGCAGGACCTGCACATCTGCCTGATTTCGCTCTCCGGCAACATTTTTGAAGACGAAGACGAATTCGTGCTCGAACGCCGCTAG
- a CDS encoding catechol 2,3-dioxygenase — MGVMRIGHINLRVLDMQAALRHYRDVLGMVPTDEDHKGNVYLKCWDEWDKYSVMLSPADRAGMNHVAYKVERDSDLDDIKARIRDYGREVEELAPGELPYCGRALRFKMPSGHLMYLYADKEFVGTSVGTLNPDPWPDDIRGAGAHWLDHVLLLCELNPEAGVNKVVENETFFRDVLGFRLTEQLMAGPDKSVKALAFMTVSIKPHDIAFVGGPCNGLHHCSFFLEDWGDVLRAADVMGKNRVKMDVTPQRHGITRGKTIYFFDPSGNRNETFAGLGYAAYPDMPVITWTDDQIGSAIFYHTGEIHEAFTAVYTEGY, encoded by the coding sequence ATGGGCGTCATGCGAATCGGACACATCAACCTGCGCGTGCTCGACATGCAGGCCGCGTTGCGTCATTACCGCGACGTGCTGGGAATGGTCCCCACCGACGAGGACCACAAAGGCAACGTCTACCTGAAATGCTGGGACGAATGGGACAAGTACTCGGTTATGCTGAGCCCGGCCGACCGCGCCGGCATGAACCACGTCGCCTACAAGGTCGAACGCGACAGCGATCTCGACGACATCAAGGCGCGCATCCGCGACTACGGACGCGAGGTGGAGGAACTGGCTCCTGGCGAATTGCCGTACTGCGGTCGCGCGTTGCGCTTCAAGATGCCGAGTGGCCATCTCATGTACCTCTATGCCGATAAGGAATTCGTCGGCACCTCGGTAGGCACGCTCAATCCCGATCCGTGGCCGGACGACATCCGCGGCGCCGGAGCCCACTGGCTGGACCACGTACTGCTGCTGTGCGAACTCAACCCCGAGGCCGGGGTGAACAAGGTGGTGGAGAACGAGACGTTCTTTCGCGACGTCCTGGGGTTCAGGCTGACCGAGCAGCTCATGGCCGGTCCGGACAAGAGCGTCAAGGCGCTGGCCTTCATGACAGTGTCGATCAAGCCGCACGACATCGCCTTCGTCGGCGGCCCTTGCAATGGCCTGCACCATTGCTCGTTCTTCCTCGAGGACTGGGGCGACGTGCTCCGCGCCGCCGACGTCATGGGCAAGAACCGAGTGAAGATGGATGTGACGCCGCAGCGCCATGGCATCACCCGCGGCAAGACGATCTACTTCTTCGACCCCTCCGGCAACCGCAACGAGACCTTCGCCGGCCTGGGCTACGCCGCCTATCCGGACATGCCGGTGATCACCTGGACCGATGACCAGATCGGCAGCGCGATCTTCTACCACACCGGGGAGATCCACGAGGCCTTCACCGCGGTCTATACCG
- a CDS encoding aromatic/alkene monooxygenase hydroxylase subunit beta has product MSIDIKTAALEPSRHTFGHVARRLGADKPASRYLEATYDLQCTTIFHYRPLWDPQHEIYDPRRTAIVMADWYAFLDPRQYYYATWIQTRARQQEVMESHFAFAEKHRLLEMLDASQQQRITQLLVPLRHVEYGANLNNCYITAFGYGAALTQASMFATIDRLGIAQYLSRLGLALDGNTGSSLDAAKTMWTQAPAWQPLRRLVEDLWVIEDWFELFVAQNLALDGLLYPLVYERLAAIFSREHGPVLAMLTGFMGEWYAEATRWVDAMLKTAVAEADGNRRQLEDWLEQWGARAREALLPLAEQAFADDAPEVMQELHQSLTARAARLGIVPHQEPT; this is encoded by the coding sequence ATGAGTATCGACATCAAGACCGCTGCGCTGGAGCCCTCGCGCCATACCTTTGGCCATGTGGCACGGCGCCTGGGCGCCGACAAACCGGCCTCACGCTACCTGGAAGCGACCTACGACCTGCAGTGCACCACCATCTTCCATTACCGGCCGCTGTGGGATCCGCAACACGAGATTTATGACCCGCGCAGGACCGCCATCGTGATGGCGGACTGGTATGCCTTTCTGGATCCCCGGCAGTACTACTACGCCACCTGGATCCAGACGCGGGCGCGCCAGCAGGAGGTGATGGAGAGTCATTTCGCCTTTGCCGAAAAGCATCGCCTGCTGGAGATGCTCGACGCATCCCAGCAGCAGCGCATCACGCAGCTACTGGTACCGCTCCGGCATGTCGAATATGGCGCCAATCTCAACAACTGCTACATCACTGCCTTTGGTTACGGGGCCGCACTGACCCAGGCCAGCATGTTCGCCACCATCGACCGCCTGGGCATCGCCCAATACCTGTCGCGCCTCGGACTGGCGCTGGATGGCAACACGGGCAGCAGCCTCGATGCGGCAAAGACCATGTGGACGCAAGCGCCGGCATGGCAGCCGCTGCGCCGCCTGGTCGAGGACCTCTGGGTCATCGAGGATTGGTTCGAGCTCTTCGTGGCGCAGAACCTTGCTCTCGATGGCCTGCTCTATCCGCTGGTGTATGAGCGCCTCGCCGCGATCTTCTCGCGCGAGCACGGACCGGTATTGGCCATGCTGACCGGCTTCATGGGCGAATGGTATGCCGAAGCCACGCGCTGGGTGGATGCCATGCTCAAGACAGCGGTTGCCGAAGCGGACGGCAATCGCCGGCAGCTCGAGGACTGGCTCGAGCAGTGGGGTGCCCGTGCACGCGAGGCATTGCTGCCGCTTGCCGAACAGGCTTTCGCCGACGACGCGCCAGAGGTGATGCAGGAACTGCACCAAAGCCTGACCGCACGCGCCGCCCGGCTCGGCATCGTCCCGCACCAGGAGCCGACATGA
- the ettA gene encoding energy-dependent translational throttle protein EttA: MQYIYTMNGVSKIVPPKRQIIKDISLSFFPGAKIGLLGLNGAGKSTVLRIMAGVDTDFQGEARPQPGIKVGYLPQEPELDPDKTVREVVEEGVAHIINAQKRLDEVYAAYAEEGADFDKLAAEQQELENLLAVHDAHTLERQLEVAADALRLPPWDAKIGPLSGGEKRRVALCRLLLSKPDMLLLDEPTNHLDAESVEWLEHFLKDYPGTVVAVTHDRYFLDNAAEWILELDRGRGIPWKGNYSEWLEQKDQRLKQEAQQEKARQKAIEKELEWVRSAAKGRQSKGKARLNRFEELNSVEYQRRNETNEIFIPPGERLGNEVIEFKNVSKSFGDRLLIDNLSFRVPPGAIVGVIGPNGAGKSTLFKMITGVEKPDAGEVKIGHTVKLAYVDQSRGALNPKNNVWQEISGGLDILTIGNFEIQSRAYIGRFNFKGTDQQKIVGNLSGGERGRLHLAKTLLQGGNVLLLDEPSNDLDVETLRALEEALLEFPGCAMVISHDRWFLDRIATHILAFEGDSHVEFFPGNYNEYEADKKRRLGEDAGPHRVKFKKLA, translated from the coding sequence ATGCAGTACATCTACACCATGAACGGGGTGAGCAAGATCGTTCCCCCGAAGCGCCAGATCATCAAGGACATCTCGCTCAGCTTCTTTCCCGGCGCCAAGATCGGGTTGCTGGGCTTGAACGGCGCGGGCAAGTCCACGGTGCTGCGCATCATGGCCGGCGTGGATACGGATTTCCAGGGCGAGGCGCGGCCGCAACCGGGCATCAAGGTCGGCTATCTGCCGCAGGAGCCGGAGCTCGACCCGGACAAGACCGTGCGCGAGGTGGTCGAGGAAGGCGTCGCCCACATCATCAACGCGCAGAAGCGGCTGGACGAGGTCTATGCCGCCTACGCCGAGGAAGGCGCCGATTTCGACAAGCTCGCCGCCGAGCAGCAGGAGCTCGAAAACCTCCTCGCGGTGCACGATGCCCACACCCTGGAGCGCCAGCTCGAAGTCGCCGCCGACGCGCTGCGACTGCCGCCGTGGGACGCGAAGATCGGTCCGCTCTCCGGCGGCGAGAAGCGCCGCGTCGCATTGTGCCGGCTGCTGTTGTCCAAGCCGGACATGCTGCTCTTGGACGAGCCCACCAACCACCTCGACGCCGAGTCGGTGGAGTGGCTGGAGCACTTCCTCAAGGATTATCCCGGCACCGTGGTCGCGGTCACCCACGACCGCTACTTCCTGGACAACGCCGCCGAGTGGATCCTCGAGCTCGACCGCGGCCGCGGCATCCCGTGGAAGGGCAACTACAGCGAGTGGCTGGAGCAGAAGGACCAGCGCCTCAAGCAGGAGGCGCAGCAGGAAAAGGCGCGCCAGAAGGCGATCGAGAAGGAACTGGAATGGGTGCGCTCGGCCGCCAAGGGCCGCCAGTCCAAGGGCAAGGCGCGCCTCAACCGCTTCGAGGAACTGAACTCGGTCGAATACCAGCGCCGCAACGAGACCAACGAGATCTTCATCCCGCCGGGCGAGCGGCTCGGCAACGAGGTGATCGAGTTCAAGAACGTGTCCAAGTCCTTCGGCGACCGCCTGTTGATCGACAACCTGTCGTTCAGGGTGCCGCCGGGTGCCATCGTCGGCGTGATCGGCCCCAACGGCGCCGGCAAGTCCACGCTGTTCAAGATGATCACCGGCGTGGAGAAGCCCGACGCCGGCGAGGTCAAGATCGGCCACACGGTCAAGCTCGCCTACGTCGACCAGTCGCGCGGCGCGCTCAACCCGAAGAACAACGTGTGGCAGGAAATCTCCGGCGGGCTGGACATCCTCACCATCGGCAACTTCGAGATCCAGTCGCGCGCCTACATCGGCCGCTTCAACTTCAAGGGCACCGACCAGCAGAAGATCGTCGGCAACCTTTCCGGTGGTGAGCGCGGCCGGCTGCACTTGGCCAAGACGCTGCTGCAGGGCGGCAACGTGCTGCTGCTCGACGAGCCCTCCAACGACCTCGACGTGGAAACCCTGCGCGCGCTGGAAGAGGCGCTGCTCGAGTTCCCCGGCTGCGCGATGGTGATCTCGCACGACCGCTGGTTTCTGGACCGCATCGCCACCCACATCCTCGCCTTCGAGGGCGATTCGCACGTGGAGTTCTTCCCTGGCAACTACAACGAATACGAAGCCGACAAGAAGCGCCGCCTGGGCGAGGATGCCGGCCCGCACCGGGTGAAGTTCAAGAAGCTGGCCTGA
- a CDS encoding NADH:ubiquinone reductase (Na(+)-transporting) subunit F has product MTYRLTIEPLGQDVAVDEQQTLLDAALRAGIYLPHACCHGLCGTCKVQLLEGSVDDGDASSFALLDFERAEGHTLACVAKPCSDVTIEADVEIDPDARVEPVADYIGTVAELRALSSTARGVVIELDRALTFQAGKYINLHLPGVALPRAFSLANPPAQSRRIELHVRRVEGGEATTFIHEHLKPGDRVRVSGPYGRFFIRKSAPENILLFAAGTGLSSIRSMLLDLLTEGVRRQITLFYGQRHRAELYLHEELQALAETHDHFHYVPCLSRPLPEDHWQGAVGHVHEVAAAHFGGRFAGHKAYLCGPPGMVDACITTLMRGRLFERDIYTERFIDAADATRQLRKSPLFKVV; this is encoded by the coding sequence GTGACTTACCGATTGACCATCGAACCGCTTGGCCAGGACGTGGCGGTGGACGAGCAGCAAACCCTGCTCGATGCCGCCCTGCGCGCCGGCATCTATCTGCCCCATGCCTGTTGCCACGGGCTGTGTGGTACCTGCAAGGTCCAATTGCTGGAAGGCAGCGTGGACGACGGCGATGCGTCCTCCTTTGCCTTGTTGGATTTCGAGCGTGCCGAAGGCCATACCCTGGCCTGCGTCGCCAAGCCTTGCTCGGACGTCACCATCGAGGCCGACGTCGAAATCGATCCCGACGCCCGTGTCGAGCCGGTCGCCGACTATATCGGCACGGTGGCCGAATTGAGGGCGCTTTCGTCCACCGCACGCGGCGTGGTGATCGAACTCGATCGTGCACTCACCTTCCAGGCAGGCAAGTACATCAACCTGCACCTGCCTGGCGTGGCACTGCCGCGCGCCTTCTCGCTGGCCAATCCACCGGCACAGTCACGCCGGATCGAACTGCACGTACGCCGGGTGGAAGGCGGCGAGGCGACGACCTTCATCCATGAGCATCTGAAGCCCGGCGACCGCGTACGCGTTTCCGGACCGTACGGCCGCTTCTTCATACGCAAGTCGGCGCCGGAAAACATCCTGCTGTTCGCTGCCGGCACCGGACTTTCCAGCATCCGCTCGATGTTGCTCGACCTGTTGACCGAGGGCGTCCGCCGGCAAATCACTTTGTTCTATGGCCAGCGCCACCGCGCCGAGCTGTACCTGCACGAGGAACTGCAGGCGCTCGCCGAGACGCACGACCATTTCCACTACGTACCCTGCCTGTCCCGCCCGCTGCCGGAGGATCACTGGCAGGGTGCGGTGGGTCATGTGCATGAAGTGGCCGCCGCGCACTTTGGCGGACGTTTCGCGGGACACAAGGCGTATCTGTGCGGCCCACCCGGGATGGTCGATGCGTGCATCACCACGCTCATGCGTGGGCGGCTGTTCGAGCGTGACATCTATACCGAGCGCTTCATCGATGCCGCTGACGCGACGCGTCAGCTGCGCAAGAGTCCCCTGTTCAAGGTGGTCTAA